The following are encoded together in the Daucus carota subsp. sativus chromosome 5, DH1 v3.0, whole genome shotgun sequence genome:
- the LOC108223746 gene encoding cytokinin dehydrogenase 5 yields the protein MALEFFFTLALYGFVTTIGLILILDPTNIPSFGIKGKLSFDQHDLASVSHDFGGQSQAEPLAVFHPDSAEDIARLVKAVYESTQGLTVSARGHGHSVNGQAQTSNGIVIRMSGSPTKPARINEKLKYVDVWGGDLWINVLNSTLGYGLAPKSWTDYLYLSVGGTLSNAGISGQAFRHGPQISNVYELDVVTGKGELKTCSEKQNSELFYAVLGGLGQFGIITRARIALEPSPQRVRWIRVVYSNFSAFTQDQEYLISLHGQSPDVEKLDYIEGSVVVDHAGLINNWRSSFASPGNVSSLVGVANGGVLYRLEIAKNYQQSNANSVDEEIEALLKRLHYIPATTSTTDLPYVDFLDRVHKGELKLRSQGLWEVPHPWLNLFVPKSRVEEFDKGVFKGILGNHSQGPILIYPINRNKWEKRTSAVTPDDEVFYLVAFLRSALDNGDSSQTLEYLNNQNRQILKFCDDNGIKIKQYLPHYTTQKEWIEHFGDKWSTFYRRKMEFDPKHILATGQGIFYPNFSYNE from the exons ATGGCTCTTGAGTTTTTCTTCACACTCGCTCTATATGGTTTTGTTACGACAATTGGATTGATCCTAATCCTAGACCCAACCAACATTCCTTCTTTCGGAATCAAGGGTAAGCTCAGCTTCGACCAACATGACTTAGCATCCGTTTCACACGACTTCGGTGGCCAGAGCCAGGCTGAGCCACTGGCAGTTTTCCACCCTGATTCAGCTGAGGACATTGCCAGGCTGGTTAAGGCAGTTTACGAGTCGACGCAGGGACTCACGGTCTCGGCTAGAGGCCATGGACATTCAGTTAACGGACAGGCGCAGACCTCAAACGGGATAGTGATTCGGATGAGCGGGTCCCCTACTAAGCCAGCTAGGATCAATGAGAAGTTGAAGTACGTAGATGTATGGGGAGGAGATTTATGGATAAATGTGCTTAATTCGACGCTAGGGTATGGACTTGCACCGAAGTCGTGGACAGATTATTTGTATCTTTCTGTGGGTGGTACCTTGTCGAATGCTGGGATTAGTGGACAGGCTTTTCGACATGGACCTCAGATTAGTAATGTTTACGAGCTTGATGTTGTCACAG GCAAGGGAGAGCTGAAGACGTGTTCGGAGAAACAAAACTCAGAATTGTTCTATGCGGTCCTTGGTGGATTAGGCCAATTTGGGATCATCACTAGAGCGAGAATTGCTCTTGAGCCTTCTCCCCAAAGA GTGAGATGGATTCGTGTGGTGTATTCAAACTTCTCGGCTTTTACCCAAGACCAAGAGTACCTCATCTCGCTGCATGGGCAATCCCCGGATGTAGAGAAGTTGGATTATATTGAAGGTTCTGTTGTAGTGGACCATGCTGGTCTAATTAATAATTGGAGGTCTTCTTTCGCATCACCTGGCAATGTCTCTTCCCTCGTCGGTGTTGCTAACGGGGGTGTGTTATATAGGCTGGAAATTGCGAAGAACTACCAGCAATCCAATGCCAATAGTGTTGATGAG GAAATAGAAGCATTGCTCAAGAGATTGCATTATATACCAGCAACAACCTCTACAACAGACCTCCCGTACGTGGATTTCTTGGACAGGGTTCATAAAGGGGAACTGAAACTACGGTCCCAGGGTTTGTGGGAGGTCCCTCACCCATGGCTAAACCTGTTTGTTCCCAAATCCAGGGTTGAAGAGTTTGATAAAGGGGTGTTCAAGGGCATTCTGGGTAACCACTCTCAAGGACCCATCCTTATCTACCCAATTAACCGAAACAA GTGGGAGAAAAGGACTTCAGCAGTGACACCCGACGATGAAGTGTTTTACCTTGTTGCTTTTCTCAGATCTGCACTTGATAATGGGGACTCCTCTCAAACGTTAGAGTACCTAAACAATCAGAACCGTCAAATCTTGAAATTCTGCGATGATAATGGAATCAAAATTAAACAGTACTTACCTCACTATACAACACAGAAAGAATGGATTGAACATTTTGGAGACAAGTGGTCCACGTTCTACCGACGCAAAATGGAGTTTGATCCCAAGCACATCTTGGCCACAGGACAAGGCATATTTTACCCTAACTTTTCTTATAATGAATGA
- the LOC108223106 gene encoding low-temperature-induced cysteine proteinase translates to MTRLWSFLVPTLLLCIPCIYSSPTSDLFEAWCISHGKTYSSQQEKLHRLKIFEENYFYITQHNNNHIMAANSSFLYTLSVDNAFADLTHQEFKASRLGLSANGLIRMNLGGSSKGSDGVANVPTSLDWRDKGAVTNVKDQGSCGACWSFSATGAIEGINQIVTGSLTSLSEQELVDCDRSYNNGCEGGLMDYAYQFVIKNKGIDTEDDYPYQSRDTTCNKNKLKKHVVTIDGYIDVRENDEKELLAAVAAQPVSVGICGSERNFQLYSKGIFNGPCSTSLDHAVLIVGYGSENGVDYWIVKNSWGKQWGMNGYMHMQRNSGNSQGICGINMMASYPTKTSPNPPPSPSPGPAKCSLLTSCSEGETCCCARTLFGICLSWKCCELNAAVCCDDHRHCCPQDYPICDTKRNMCLKQTGNYTLVKEFKNKKSSGKLSGWIPLLGDWDL, encoded by the exons ATGACTCGGCTATGGTCATTTTTAGTTCCTACACTCTTGCTCTGTATACCCTGTATCTATTCATCTCCCACTTCTGATCTCTTTGAAGCCTGGTGTATCTCCCATGGCAAAACATACTCCTCACAACAAGAAAAGCTTCATAGACTCAAGATTTTTGAAGAAAACTATTTCTATATTACCCAACACAACAATAACCATATTATGGCAGCTAATTCATCATTCTTATACACTCTGTCAGTGGATAATGCCTTTGCTGATCTGACCCACCAAGAGTTTAAGGCTTCTAGGCTGGGCCTGTCAGCTAATGGGCTCATTAGAATGAATCTTGGTGGATCATCTAAAGGTTCTGACGGTGTGGCCAATGTTCCTACTTCACTGGATTGGAGGGATAAGGGGGCAGTTACTAATGTTAAAGATCAGGGCAGTTGTG GTGCATGCTGGTCATTCTCAGCAACTGGAGCAATTGAAGGAATCAATCAAATTGTTACTGGATCTCTTACTAGCTTGTCTGAGCAGGAGTTGGTTGACTGTGATAGATCATATAATAACGGTTGTGAGGGTGGACTTATGGACTATGCATATCAGtttgttataaaaaataaaggaattgatactgaggatgactACCCTTACCAAAGTAGGGACACAACTTGCAACAAAAACAAG TTAAAAAAACATGTGGTGACCATCGACGGTTATATTGATGTACGGGAAAATGATGAGAAAGAACTATTGGCAGCCGTGGCAGCTCAGCCTGTTAGTGTAGGTATATGTGGCAGTGAAAGAAATTTTCAGCTTTACTCAAAG GGTATATTCAACGGACCATGCTCGACTTCTTTGGATCATGCTGTATTAATTGTGGGCTATGGTTCAGAAAATGGAGTTGATTATTGGATTGTGAAGAATTCATGGGGAAAGCAGTGGGGAATGAATGGCTATATGCACATGCAACGCAACAGTGGCAATTCTCAAGGTATTTGTGGGATAAATATGATGGCATCATATCCAACCAAGACAAGCCCGAATCCACCACCTTCTCCATCCCCAGGTCCTGCAAAATGTAGTCTATTAACTTCTTGCTCAGAAGGTGAAACCTGCTGCTGTGCACGGACCCTTTTTGGGATATGCTTGTCATGGAAATGTTGCGAGTTAAATGCTGCAGTATGCTGTGATGATCATCGTCACTGCTGCCCTCAAGATTATCCAATCTGTGACACAAAAAGAAACATGTGTCTCAAG CAAACAGGCAATTACACACTGGTGAAGGAGTTTAAGAATAAAAAATCTTCAGGAAAGTTAAGTGGCTGGATACCTCTCCTGGGAGACTGGGACCTGTAG
- the LOC108223745 gene encoding uncharacterized protein LOC108223745, with amino-acid sequence MTSCFFNSSILIPSSSSSSLCNSDNYTNPNISFPFRKHAAHRCVIRAVQDGAAAGILSPEVVVDDTLVTQVEQVAEEEKVQSTPRKRVSKKKDDDDDDTRFKLRNGREVFEEKAYLVGVTQKGDKDDAFGIEESLKELAQLADTAGLLVVDSTYQKLSTPNSRTYIGSGKVAEIKTAIQALDVETVIFDDELSPGQLRNLEKAFGGYVRVCDRTALILDIFDQRAATREAALQVSLAQMEYQLPRLTKMWTHLERQAGGQVKGMGEKQIEVDKRILRTQIGTLKKELESVRKHRKQYRNRRVSVPVPVVSLVGYTNAGKSTLLNQLTGANVLAEDRLFATLDPTTRRVQMKNGKEFLLTDTVGFIQKLPTTLVAAFRATLEEIAESSLMVHVVDISHPLAEQQIDAVDKVLSELDTASIPKLIVWNKVDKASDPQRIKLEAKKKEDTICISALTGEGMDEFCNAVHDKLKDSMVWVEALIPFDKGELLNTIHQVGMVEKAEYTERGTLVRAHVPLRFARLLTPLRQMCVQ; translated from the exons ATGACATCCTGCTTCTTTAATTCATCGATTCTAAttccttcatcttcatcatcgtcACTTTGTAATTCTGATAATTATACAAACCCTAACATAAGTTTCCCCTTTCGCAAACACGCCGCTCACAGATGCGTTATCAGAGCTGTACAGGATGGAGCTGCAGCTGGAATTCTATCCCCTGAAGTCGTCGTGGATGATACCTTAGTTACACAGGTGGAACAAGTTGCGGAAGAGGAGAAAGTACAGAGCACTCCGAGGAAGAGAGTTTCGAAGAAGAAAGATGACGACGATGATGATACGAGGTTTAAGCTGCGTAATGGAAGAGAG GTTTTTGAAGAGAAGGCTTACCTTGTTGGTGTCACACAAAAAGGTGACAAGGACGATGCATTTGGTATAGAGGAATCACTAAAGGAACTGGCGCAGCTGGCTGACACTGCTGGACTATTGGTTGTTGATTCCACCTATCAAAA ACTCTCTACTCCAAACTCGAGGACGTACATTGGATCAGGCAAGGTTGCAGAAATCAAGACTGCAATTCAAGCACTAGATGTTGAGACTGTAATATTTGATGACGAGCTTTCACCAGG ACAGTTGCGTAATTTGGAAAAGGCCTTTGGTGGATATGTTAGAGTTTGTGATCGCACTGCTCTCATCCTAGATATCTTTGACCAGCGAGCAGCAACACGTGAAGCGGCTTTACAG GTATCATTGGCACAAATGGAATACCAATTACCACGACTAACAAAAATGTGGACGCATCTTGAGCGTCAAGCTGGTGGACAGGTGAAAGGTATGGGTGAGAAACAGATTGAAGTGGACAAGCGTATTCTACGTACTCAA ATTGGTACCCTTAAGAAAGAGCTAGAATCTGTCAGGAAACATCGAAAGCAGTACCGGAACAGACGAGTTTCCGTACCTGTGCCGGTTGTATCTTTG GTTGGCTACACAAATGCAGGAAAAAGTACACTTTTAAATCAACTAACAGGGGCTAATGTTCTCGCGGAGGATCGGCTGTTTGCTACACTTGATCCGACTACACGAAGAGTACAG ATGAAGAATGGGAAAGAATTTCTTCTTACAGATACTGTTGGATTCATCCAAAAATTGCCAACTACACTT GTTGCTGCATTCCGAGCAACATTAGAGGAAATTGCAGAGTCATCACTGATGGTGCATGTCGTGGATATTAG CCATCCTCTGGCGGAGCAACAGATAGATGCAGTGGATAAGGTTCTTTCAGAATTAGATACGGCATCGATTCCGAAATTAATTGTCTGGAACAAG GTTGACAAAGCTAGTGATCCTCAACGGATCAAGTTAGAAGCTAAAAAGAAGGAAGATACAATATGCATATCTGCATTAACTGGTGAAGGAATGGATGAATTTTGCAACGCTGTACATGACAAGTTGAAG GATTCTATGGTATGGGTCGAAGCTTTGATTCCATTTGACAAAGGTGAACTCCTTAATACCATACATCAGGTTGGAATGGTTGAGAAAGCT GAATATACAGAGAGGGGGACGTTGGTCAGGGCACATGTTCCCCTGCGGTTTGCAAGGCTTCTAACCCCATTGAGGCAAATGTGTGTACAATAG
- the LOC108222313 gene encoding thioredoxin H1: MAEGHVISCHSLDEWNQLMQKGKDSNKLVVVDFTASWCGPCRIIAPVFSEFAKKIPNVLFLKVDVDELETVAKEWSIEAMPTFIFVKDGKLVDKVVGAKKEDLHQAILKNAADTAPSSASV; encoded by the exons ATGGCCGAAGGACATGTGATAAGCTGCCACAGCTTGGATGAGTGGAACCAACTTATGCAAAAGGGAAAAGATTCTAATAAACTG GTGGTTGTGGATTTCACTGCTTCTTGGTGTGGACCTTGCCGGATCATCGCCCCAGTTTTTTCTGAGTTTGCTAAGAAGATACCAAATGTCCTATTTCTCAAGGTTGATGTCGATGAATTGGAG ACTGTTGCGAAGGAGTGGTCTATTGAGGCAATGCCAACTTTTATCTTTGTAAAAGACGGGAAACTAGTGGACAAGGTTGTGGGTGCAAAGAAAGAAGATCTTCACCAGGCAATACTTAAGAATGCTGCTGATACAGCTCCTTCCAGCGCAAGTGTCTGA